The region AGGAGTTCTTCATTGGTTCAGTTGATCTAGTTGTGGGCTGAGGGTGAAGGCTATGATTGATACACCTTTGGTTATATAAAAGCTCACGTTTATCAACTTAATAAAAATTAATAAAAAAGGGACATCTTATCGATGTCCCCTCACTGATTTATCTTTGTGTACTAAGAATAAAGCTGCAAGGAAGAGCCAACCCAGATCTCATTATTGAGCTTCAGAATGAAGCGCGTTTTTGATCCGGTCTTTGATTTCTTGCTCTTTCCGAGCAACGAAGGTTCCAGCATCTGCAAACTTGCTGTTGAAATCGGACTGGCTGCGTTGCACAGGGTCAGTTGCACCAGTTTCAACTTCGGTCCGACGCTGCTCGTACCAAACTTTGACCGCCTCCCAGTATTTTTCGAGTTGCTGCTTGACCTGTTCGTAGCGATCGCCGTAGCGCTCTGCTAACTGCTCATCCAGCACTGCCAGTTGAGTCTTGACTTTTTCGTATTGTTCTTTGGCTACTGCAAACTGCTTGCTATCTCGAATCGTGCGAATAATTTTCTCGAGCAAGATTTTGAAGTCAGACGCAGATTGTTTCGCTTCCGATTCAATTGCTACCAGCGCTCCATCCACTTCTGCTTCAAGCTGTTGGGTTTGGGTATCTAGTTCAGTCTGGAGTTCAGCCATTTGAGCTTGAGTTTTA is a window of Leptolyngbyaceae cyanobacterium JSC-12 DNA encoding:
- a CDS encoding hypothetical protein (IMG reference gene:2510094562), giving the protein MATVVKERIAEDLQKAKAEGSLRTERIREIVKLAVSQAVGEIKAGSGEIRAIAKDAIAAVIELVKEKGQEATAEITASVEGVIDGIRDSRQAEIAKTQAQMAELQTELDTQTQQLEAEVDGALVAIESEAKQSASDFKILLEKIIRTIRDSKQFAVAKEQYEKVKTQLAVLDEQLAERYGDRYEQVKQQLEKYWEAVKVWYEQRRTEVETGATDPVQRSQSDFNSKFADAGTFVARKEQEIKDRIKNALHSEAQ